A stretch of Cicer arietinum cultivar CDC Frontier isolate Library 1 chromosome 5, Cicar.CDCFrontier_v2.0, whole genome shotgun sequence DNA encodes these proteins:
- the LOC101500001 gene encoding triacylglycerol lipase 2-like: MASTILISFISIVLLCITSTQGRKSLYTTNNEFSASSLATNDDGVCSTPVKIQGYTCEEHKVTTNDGYILSLQRLSTGQSGIKANKPPVLIQHGLFSDAIIWLFNPPQESLAYILADSGFDVWLVNGRGTKYSTMHTSLSPNDNAYWEWSWDELANYDLPASVQYVYKVTGQKMHYAGHSQGTLMALVALSQNQLLDMLRSAALLSPIAHMNQIPSSATKLAANLLLANDVYWLGLREFNPKSDTGNKVMEGVCTALKIDCTKIMTIFTGPNCCLNSSRTDLYLEYEPQPTATKNLIHLSQMIRTGFIAKYDYGNAQENIQHYGQPAPPTYDMTKIPNDFPLFLSYGGKDYLSDVKDVKVLLNDLKGHDVNKLVVLFKEDYSHVDFIMAVNAKQAVYDPMIAFYDTN, translated from the exons ATGGCAAGtacaatattaattagttttatctCAATAGTCTTGCTTTGCATTACATCAACTCAAGGAAGAAAATCACTTTACACAACCAATAATGAATTTTCAGCATCCTCTCTTGCTACCAATGATGATGGTGTCTGCAGTACTCCGGTAAAAATACAAGGTTATACATGTGAAGAACATAAG GTAACAACAAATGATGGTTACATTCTAAGCTTACAGAGATTATCGACAGGGCAATCCGGTATAAAAGCAAACAAGCCACCTGTGTTAATACAACATGGTCTATTTTCT GATGCTATAATATGGTTGTTCAATCCTCCACAAGAATCATTGGCATATATCTTAGCAGACAGTGGATTTGATGTGTGGCTTGTCAATGGAAGAGGGACAAAATATAGCACCATGCACACATCACTAAGTCCTAATGACAAT GCTTATTGGGAATGGTCATGGGACGAATTAGCTAATTATGATCTTCCTGCTTCCGTCCAATATGTTTACAAAGTCACTGGTCAAAAAATGCATTATGCAGGTCATTCTCAG GGAACATTAATGGCTTTGGTTGCTTTATCTCAAAATCAACTTCTAGATATGTTGAGATCAGCTGCATTACTTAGTCCAATTGCACATATGAATCAAATTCCTTCAAGTGCAACAAAACTTGCTGCTAACCTCCTTTTAGCTAAT GATGTATATTGGTTAGGCCTCCGTGAATTCAATCCTAAGTC GGATACTGGAAACAAAGTTATGGAAGGTGTCTGCACTGCTCTAAAAATTGACTGTACAAAAATAATGACAATTTTCACAG gtCCAAATTGCTGCTTAAATTCTTCTAGGACAGATTTGTATCTTGAGTATGAACCACAACCAACAGCAACAAAGAACTTGATCCATCTATCTCAaa TGATTAGAACAGGATTTATAGCAAAGTATGATTATGGTAATGCACAAGAAAATATACAACACTATGGACAACCGGCTCCTCCAACTTATGACATGACCAAAATCCCAAATGATTTTCCTCTTTTCCTAAGCTATGGAGGGAAAGATTATTTATCTGATGTAAAAGATGTGAAGGTTTTGCTAAATGACCTTAAAGGTCATGATGTGAACAAGCTGGTGGTATTGTTCAAGGAAGATTATTCACATGTTGATTTTATTATGGCTGTAAATGCTAAACAAGCTGTGTATGATCCTATGATAGCTTTTTACGACACTAATTGA